One genomic region from Polyangium spumosum encodes:
- a CDS encoding STAS domain-containing protein: MTDATDESVVVEGKRIERVLEALSLASVGAFDEAIGLSGALTEDRFGALEESLLVLLRELKQTREEHDKAMSDLEASRRDLEEQLATVERQRIAIRELSVPIIDVWDDVLTLPLVGAIDSARAAEMTEKLLQRIADRGAEYVIIDLTGVDVVDTMTAAHLVRLTHAAKLLGAKCILTGVRPDVARTLVEIGVHLGGLMTLRTLKDGLRACLTMREADRISLRKKPGEGGDKGKKAEAPKDEGQDRAVSRGERRQRPPRPESSNGVSTAPSSMASSEDVGL; the protein is encoded by the coding sequence ATGACGGACGCGACCGACGAGTCGGTGGTGGTGGAGGGGAAGCGGATCGAGCGCGTCTTGGAGGCGCTCTCGCTCGCTTCGGTCGGGGCCTTCGACGAGGCCATCGGGCTCTCCGGCGCGCTGACCGAGGATCGGTTCGGTGCGCTCGAGGAGAGCCTGCTGGTGCTCCTGCGCGAGCTCAAGCAGACGCGCGAAGAGCACGACAAGGCGATGAGTGATCTCGAGGCGTCGCGGCGCGACCTCGAGGAGCAGCTCGCCACGGTGGAGCGGCAACGCATCGCGATCCGCGAGCTCAGCGTGCCGATCATCGACGTGTGGGACGACGTGCTCACGCTCCCGCTCGTCGGCGCGATCGACAGCGCGCGCGCCGCGGAGATGACGGAGAAGCTCCTGCAGCGGATCGCCGATCGCGGCGCGGAGTACGTGATCATCGATCTGACGGGCGTCGACGTGGTCGACACGATGACGGCCGCGCACCTCGTGCGGCTGACGCACGCGGCGAAGCTTCTCGGCGCGAAGTGTATCCTCACGGGCGTTCGCCCCGACGTGGCGCGTACGCTCGTGGAGATCGGCGTGCACCTCGGCGGCCTGATGACGCTGCGCACGCTGAAGGACGGCCTGCGCGCCTGCCTCACGATGCGCGAGGCCGACCGGATCAGCCTGCGCAAGAAGCCCGGCGAGGGCGGCGACAAGGGCAAGAAGGCGGAAGCCCCGAAGGACGAGGGGCAAGATCGCGCGGTGAGCCGCGGCGAGCGCCGCCAGCGGCCCCCGCGCCCGGAGTCGTCGAACGGCGTGTCGACGGCGCCGTCGTCGATGGCTTCGTCCGAGGACGTGGGGCTTTAA
- a CDS encoding Rieske 2Fe-2S domain-containing protein: MATSLLTTVENRSSVDAWAEAVHRPVQSVLQKRPELRTTLDGTWLGHPLHAALTDFPVGAWATGVVLDIAGLGRPRKKGLHDAAFTAHAFGLAAAGVAALAGLADWSYLDGKPRRVGFVHAALNTVAAGLFGISLLLRKNGRRGAGIAASTTGFAVVMGSAWLGGVMSYHYGIGVSHRAFEQGGPSGFMPVLRNDELAEGQLRRVVAEGAPILLARANGRVHAIGDTCTHLGCSLSRGRLDGERVVCACHGSQFRLRDGRVMVGPATDSEPHYETRVRDGQIEVRRSGLDGAS, from the coding sequence ATGGCGACGTCGCTCCTTACGACAGTCGAGAATCGCTCGAGCGTCGATGCATGGGCGGAGGCCGTGCACCGGCCGGTCCAGTCGGTCCTGCAGAAGCGGCCGGAGCTCCGGACCACGCTCGACGGGACGTGGCTCGGTCACCCGCTGCACGCGGCGCTCACCGATTTCCCGGTCGGCGCGTGGGCGACGGGGGTCGTCCTGGACATCGCCGGGCTCGGACGGCCGCGGAAGAAGGGCCTGCACGACGCGGCGTTCACGGCGCACGCCTTCGGCCTGGCGGCCGCGGGCGTGGCGGCGCTCGCCGGGCTCGCGGACTGGAGTTACCTCGACGGCAAGCCGCGGCGCGTGGGCTTCGTGCACGCGGCGCTGAACACGGTCGCGGCCGGCCTCTTCGGCATTTCGTTGCTCCTGCGGAAAAACGGGCGGCGCGGCGCGGGCATCGCGGCGTCGACGACGGGGTTCGCCGTGGTGATGGGCAGCGCGTGGCTCGGCGGGGTCATGTCGTACCATTACGGGATCGGCGTGAGTCACCGCGCCTTCGAGCAGGGAGGCCCCTCGGGCTTCATGCCGGTGCTGCGGAATGACGAGCTCGCCGAAGGGCAGCTCCGCCGCGTGGTGGCCGAGGGCGCGCCGATCCTGCTCGCCCGCGCGAACGGGCGCGTGCACGCGATCGGCGATACCTGCACGCACCTCGGCTGCTCGCTGAGCCGGGGCCGCCTCGACGGCGAGCGCGTGGTCTGCGCCTGCCACGGCTCGCAGTTCCGGCTGCGCGACGGGCGGGTGATGGTCGGGCCCGCGACGGACTCGGAGCCACATTACGAGACGCGCGTGCGCGACGGCCAGATCGAGGTCCGGCGCTCCGGGCTCGACGGCGCTTCGTAG
- a CDS encoding SPW repeat domain-containing protein, producing the protein MTWPRWMNVALGIWLLIAPGVLGYVDARAVNNDRLLGILVAASAIVALWAPKARFVNVVLGAWLIIAPFVLGYFGGRAVANDIVVGIAVAVFAFIPSRSVTRTTTTPGNTSGLS; encoded by the coding sequence ATGACATGGCCCCGATGGATGAATGTCGCCCTAGGTATCTGGCTGCTGATCGCCCCGGGGGTGCTCGGGTACGTCGACGCACGCGCGGTGAACAATGACCGCCTGCTCGGCATCCTGGTCGCGGCCTCGGCGATCGTCGCGCTCTGGGCGCCGAAGGCGCGGTTCGTGAACGTCGTGCTCGGCGCGTGGCTGATCATCGCGCCGTTCGTCCTCGGGTACTTCGGCGGCAGGGCCGTGGCGAACGACATCGTGGTCGGCATCGCCGTCGCGGTCTTCGCCTTCATCCCGAGCCGCTCCGTCACGCGCACCACGACGACCCCGGGCAACACGAGCGGCCTGAGCTGA
- a CDS encoding AAA family ATPase gives MLSALHIKDVGPADRMDLEFGERLNVLTGDNGLGKSFVLEVAWWALTGTWVERPVLPQRGKEESAEIVPAVAWRGKNPTKPHKLHGLPQFNRVVQQWELPFQYHSRGYQPHNNIYTPVWLLDTFPTLYVRTNGAFALWDPARNHQIGTVDLSGPTTAVVAVPPFVFNEAAVWDGLEHKGKPLCNGLIEDWVTWQLEAQNETDHPFHLLTRILTRLSHPDEPMKPGKPVRPYLDDVRRFPAIELPYETIPITHASAGMKRIIALTYVLTWMWSEHVRACSMLGWKPAERVVVLFEEPETHLHPKWQRHIVPALLDVLGSLSSEMHPQVLLTTHAPLVLASLEPIFDEERDKLIHFGLERNQVSVEEIPWTKQGDTVNWLVSESFGLKQARSAAAEIAIEAAEAFMRGDLGALPEGLRTSEDIHQELLRVLPGHDPFWPRWIVHNEKRTEAP, from the coding sequence ATGCTCTCTGCGCTGCACATCAAGGACGTGGGCCCCGCGGACCGGATGGATCTCGAGTTCGGCGAGCGGCTGAACGTCCTGACGGGCGATAACGGACTCGGGAAGAGTTTTGTCCTGGAGGTCGCCTGGTGGGCGCTCACGGGGACGTGGGTGGAGCGGCCGGTGTTGCCGCAGCGGGGGAAGGAGGAGAGTGCGGAGATCGTGCCGGCAGTGGCGTGGCGTGGAAAGAATCCCACGAAGCCGCACAAGCTTCATGGCCTGCCGCAGTTCAACCGCGTGGTTCAGCAATGGGAGCTCCCTTTCCAGTATCACTCAAGGGGCTACCAACCGCACAACAACATTTACACGCCCGTCTGGCTCCTCGACACGTTTCCAACGCTCTACGTGCGCACCAACGGAGCATTTGCCTTGTGGGATCCGGCACGGAATCATCAGATCGGCACGGTCGATCTCTCCGGTCCCACCACAGCAGTCGTCGCGGTTCCACCCTTCGTCTTCAATGAAGCTGCCGTCTGGGATGGTCTCGAACACAAGGGCAAACCTCTCTGCAACGGCCTGATCGAAGACTGGGTTACCTGGCAACTCGAGGCGCAGAACGAGACGGATCACCCGTTCCACCTCCTCACGCGCATCCTCACCCGGCTCTCCCATCCGGACGAACCCATGAAACCGGGCAAGCCCGTTCGTCCTTACCTCGACGATGTACGAAGGTTCCCCGCCATCGAGCTGCCTTACGAAACGATCCCCATCACGCACGCCTCCGCAGGCATGAAGCGCATCATCGCGCTCACCTACGTGCTCACGTGGATGTGGTCCGAGCACGTACGGGCTTGCTCGATGCTCGGCTGGAAGCCCGCGGAGCGCGTCGTCGTGCTCTTCGAGGAGCCCGAGACGCACCTGCATCCGAAATGGCAACGCCACATCGTGCCCGCGCTGCTCGACGTGCTCGGCTCGTTGTCTTCAGAGATGCATCCACAGGTCCTGCTCACGACCCACGCGCCGCTCGTGCTCGCCTCACTCGAACCGATCTTCGATGAGGAGCGGGACAAACTCATTCACTTCGGGCTCGAACGCAACCAGGTCAGCGTGGAGGAAATCCCCTGGACCAAACAGGGAGACACCGTCAACTGGTTGGTCTCCGAGAGCTTCGGCCTGAAGCAAGCCCGCTCCGCCGCAGCGGAAATCGCAATTGAAGCAGCAGAAGCCTTCATGCGTGGGGACCTCGGTGCGCTCCCGGAGGGACTGCGCACCAGCGAGGACATTCACCAGGAACTGCTCCGCGTGTTGCCCGGGCACGATCCCTTCTGGCCACGATGGATCGTGCACAATGAGAAGCGAACGGAGGCTCCGTGA
- a CDS encoding RluA family pseudouridine synthase — MERGVAVEVRPLERDGKKMKITVNEVQAGVRLDKLLLEVMPTLGRAGAKRLFEAGKVRLHEGGGERGRRVSKGDVARAGDVVSVELDPASLSGGALPDAEAPLVVVLETDQVVVLDKPAGQPTAPLEPGERGTLANALVSRYPECAGIGFSTREPGLCHRLDTETSGLVLAARTREAFEVLTGAIKEERLDKRYLLVCAAKDLPETGTIEIPLAPHPKDRRRVYPCVHPRDVERYSPRPAHTTYRKVSERGEWALVEARAGKASRHQIRAHFAAIGHPLAGDTLYGGASVPGLERHALHASRITWGGDAKVPAFTASSALPGDIGAIVGEEGG, encoded by the coding sequence GTGGAGCGGGGCGTTGCGGTAGAGGTTCGTCCGCTCGAACGAGACGGCAAGAAGATGAAGATCACGGTGAACGAGGTGCAGGCGGGGGTTCGGTTGGACAAGCTCCTGCTCGAGGTGATGCCGACGCTCGGTCGAGCGGGGGCGAAGCGGCTGTTCGAGGCGGGCAAGGTCCGCCTGCACGAGGGCGGCGGCGAGCGCGGGCGGCGGGTGTCGAAGGGGGACGTGGCGCGGGCGGGGGACGTGGTCTCGGTCGAGCTCGATCCGGCGTCCTTGTCGGGCGGGGCGCTGCCGGACGCGGAGGCGCCGCTCGTGGTGGTGCTCGAGACGGACCAGGTGGTCGTCCTCGACAAGCCGGCCGGGCAACCGACGGCGCCGCTCGAGCCTGGGGAGCGAGGCACGCTGGCGAACGCGCTGGTCTCGCGTTACCCGGAGTGCGCGGGGATCGGCTTTTCGACGCGGGAGCCTGGGCTCTGCCATCGGCTGGACACGGAGACGAGCGGGCTCGTGCTGGCGGCGCGGACGCGGGAGGCGTTCGAGGTGCTGACGGGGGCGATCAAGGAAGAGCGCCTCGACAAACGATATTTGCTGGTCTGCGCGGCGAAGGATTTGCCGGAGACGGGGACGATCGAGATCCCGCTGGCGCCACACCCGAAGGATCGGCGTCGGGTATACCCGTGCGTGCACCCGCGCGACGTGGAGCGGTATTCGCCGCGGCCGGCGCATACGACGTACCGAAAGGTGTCGGAGCGGGGCGAATGGGCGCTGGTGGAGGCGCGTGCGGGGAAGGCGTCGCGGCACCAGATTCGCGCGCATTTCGCGGCGATCGGGCATCCGCTGGCGGGGGACACGCTTTATGGCGGTGCGAGCGTGCCGGGGCTCGAGCGGCATGCATTACACGCGTCGCGGATCACGTGGGGCGGGGACGCGAAGGTGCCGGCGTTCACGGCGAGCTCGGCGCTTCCGGGGGATATCGGGGCGATCGTGGGGGAAGAGGGCGGGTGA